One Garra rufa unplaced genomic scaffold, GarRuf1.0 hap1_unplaced_334, whole genome shotgun sequence genomic region harbors:
- the LOC141317106 gene encoding microphthalmia-associated transcription factor-like: MSDLHTVERRRRFNINDRIKELGTLIPKSNDPDMRWNKGTILKASVDYIRKLQKEQQKAKELENRQKRIEHANRHLLLRIQELEMQARAHGLAVVASPSLYSSDLVARAIKQEPGMGDCTSDLYPHLPSPDLSRPTTLDLNNGTISYNDSPTEEEEPGVYDSPNRASTKLEDMLMDNTLSPVGSSDPLLSSGSPVPSNSSGSSSMDEHENGC, from the exons ATGTCTGATCTTCATACAGTTGAAAGAAGGCGGCGTTTTAATATAAATGACAGAATTAAGGAGCTGGGGACATTAATTCCCAAGTCAAATGATCC AGACATGAGGTGGAATAAGGGCACCATCCTGAAAGCCTCAGTGGATTATATCAGGAAACTGCAGAAAGAGCAGCAAAAAGCAAAAGAGCTGGAAAACAGACAAAAGAGAATAGAACATGCAAATAGACATCTCCTCCTTCGCATCCAG GAGCTAGAAATGCAAGCCCGTGCTCATGGACTCGCTGTTGTAGCTTCTCCCAGCCTTTATTCCTCTGACCTGGTGGCTCGAGCCATCAAGCAAGAGCCTGGTATGGGCGACTGCACGTCCGATTTGTACCCACACCTTCCCAGTCCTGACTTGTCCCGTCCAACCACTCTTGACCTCAACAACGGCACCATAAGCTACAACGACAGCCCTACGGAGGAAGAGGAACCGGGGGTCTACGACAGCCCCAACAGGGCTTCCACCAAGCTGGAGGACATGCTCATGGACAACACCCTGTCTCCAGTGGGCAGCAGTGACCCCTTGCTGTCCTCCGGCTCCCCCGTCCCATCCAACAGCAGTGGCAGCAGCAGTATGGATGAGCATGAAAATGGCTGTTAA